The following coding sequences are from one Mycobacterium bourgelatii window:
- a CDS encoding cytochrome P450, with protein MTTTDLRWDPFDRALHVDPYAVWKRLRDEAPVYRNEEYDFYALSRFSDVLEASLDTETFSSQHGITLDAITAEPWPSPRAMIMMDPPDHTALRKMVNRTFFRTKIAELEEHIRGLCRGYLDPFVGSGGFDYVRDFSMKLPVMVISSLLGFPEEDHDNLREWSDAQIHRDDGSPKLSEAGREANVKLFSYYTAQVQQRRANPTDDIVGNLMVSDLVQPDRETRRLDDTELLMFIAMINVAGNETVARLLGWAGLTLWRHPEQRAKLVANPQLIGNAVEELLRYDAPSPVQGRYTERDVTFHGQLIPKGSRVALLTGSAGRDERQYENPDVFDVERTGIRHVSFGHGSHFCLGAALARLEARVALEETLARFPTWDVDEDAVRYVHTNSVRGPASVPIRL; from the coding sequence CGACTTTTACGCGTTGAGCAGGTTCTCCGACGTACTGGAGGCGTCGCTGGACACCGAGACCTTCTCCTCGCAGCACGGCATCACGTTGGACGCGATCACCGCTGAACCCTGGCCATCGCCCAGGGCGATGATCATGATGGATCCCCCCGATCACACCGCGTTGCGGAAAATGGTCAACCGCACGTTCTTTCGGACCAAGATCGCAGAACTCGAGGAGCATATCCGCGGGCTGTGTCGCGGCTACCTAGACCCTTTCGTCGGGAGCGGCGGCTTCGACTATGTGCGCGATTTTTCCATGAAGTTGCCGGTGATGGTGATCAGCTCCCTACTCGGATTTCCCGAGGAGGATCACGACAACCTGCGGGAATGGTCGGATGCCCAGATCCACCGGGACGACGGCTCACCAAAGCTCAGCGAGGCGGGCCGGGAGGCCAACGTCAAGCTGTTCAGCTATTACACCGCCCAGGTCCAGCAACGCCGGGCCAACCCGACCGACGATATCGTCGGTAATCTGATGGTTTCCGACCTCGTCCAACCCGACCGCGAGACTCGTCGCCTGGACGACACCGAGTTGTTGATGTTCATCGCGATGATCAACGTCGCGGGTAACGAGACGGTGGCGCGGCTACTTGGCTGGGCGGGTCTGACGCTTTGGCGCCATCCAGAGCAGCGGGCCAAGCTGGTCGCCAATCCCCAGTTGATCGGCAACGCCGTCGAGGAACTGCTTCGCTATGACGCGCCGTCGCCGGTGCAAGGCCGCTACACCGAACGCGACGTCACCTTCCATGGCCAGCTCATACCCAAGGGCTCGCGGGTGGCGCTATTGACTGGGTCCGCCGGTCGCGACGAGCGCCAGTACGAGAACCCGGACGTTTTCGATGTCGAACGAACCGGAATCCGCCACGTCAGCTTCGGCCACGGTTCACATTTCTGCCTGGGTGCCGCGCTTGCGCGCCTGGAAGCCCGGGTAGCGCTGGAGGAGACGCTCGCGCGGTTTCCAACGTGGGACGTCGACGAAGATGCGGTGCGATATGTGCACACCAATTCGGTGCGTGGCCCGGCCAGCGTGCCCATCCGACTGTGA